In Phocoena sinus isolate mPhoSin1 chromosome 10, mPhoSin1.pri, whole genome shotgun sequence, a single genomic region encodes these proteins:
- the WNT5B gene encoding protein Wnt-5b, with the protein MPSPPALLAAAAALFACWAPLRAAASSWWSLAMNPVQRPEVFIIGAQPVCSQLPGLSAGQRKLCQLYQEHMAYIGEGARTGIRECQHQFRQRRWNCSTVDDASVFGRVMQIGSRETAFTYAVSAAGVVNAISRACREGELSTCGCSRAARPKDLPRDWLWGGCGDNVDYGYRFAKEFVDAREREKNFAKGSEEQGRVLMNLQNNEAGRRAVYKTADVACKCHGVSGSCSLKTCWLQLAEFRKVGDQLKEKYDSAAAMRITRRGKLELVNSRFKQPTPEDLVYVDPSPDYCLRDQSTGSLGTQGRLCNKTSEGLDGCALMCCGRGYDQFKSVQTERCHCKFHWCCFVRCKKCTQVVDQFVCK; encoded by the exons ATGCCCAGCCCGCCTGCCCTGCTCGCTGCTGCCGCTGCGCTGTTTGCCTGCTGGGCCCCGCTTCGGGCCGCGGCCAGCTCCTGGTG GTCTTTGGCTATGAACCCGGTGCAGAGGCCTGAGGTGTTCATCATCGGGGCGCAGCCCGTGTGCAGCCAGCTCCCCGGGCTCTCCGCCGGCCAGCGGAAGCTGTGCCAGCTGTACCAGGAGCACATGGCCTACATAGGCGAGGGGGCCAGGACGGGCATCAGGGAGTGCCAGCACCAGTTCCGGCAGCGGCGGTGGAACTGCAGCACCGTGGACGATGCCTCCGTCTTCGGGAGAGTCATGCAGATAG GGAGCCGGGAGACGGCCTTCACCTACGCCGTGAGCGCGGCCGGGGTGGTCAACGCCATCAGCCGTGCCTGCCGCGAGGGGGAGCTGTCCACGTGCGGCTGCAGCCGGGCCGCGCGGCCCAAGGACCTGCCCCGGGACTGGCTGTGGGGCGGCTGCGGCGACAACGTGGACTACGGCTACCGCTTCGCCAAGGAGTTCGTGGACGCCCGCGAGCGCGAGAAGAACTTCGCCAAGGGCTCGGAGGAGCAGGGCCGCGTACTCATGAACCTGCAGAACAACGAGGCCGGCCGGAGG GCTGTGTATAAGACGGCAGACGTGGCCTGCAAATGCCACGGCGTCTCGGGGTCCTGCAGCCTCAAGACCTGCTGGCTGCAGCTGGCGGAGTTCCGCAAGGTGGGGGACCAACTGAAGGAGAAGTACGATAGCGCGGCTGCCATGCGCATCACCCGCCGGGGCAAGCTGGAGCTGGTCAACAGCCGCTTCAAGCAGCCCACCCCCGAGGACCTGGTCTACGTGGACCCCAGCCCGGACTACTGCCTGCGCGACCAGAGCACGGGCTCGCTGGGCACGCAGGGCCGCCTGTGCAACAAGACGTCCGAGGGCCTGGACGGCTGTGCGCTCATGTGCTGCGGCCGCGGCTACGACCAGTTCAAGAGCGTGCAGACCGAGCGCTGCCACTGCAAGTTCCACTGGTGCTGCTTCGTCCGCTGCAAGAAGTGCACGCAGGTCGTGGACCAGTTCGTCTGCAAGTAG
- the LOC116760862 gene encoding 10 kDa heat shock protein, mitochondrial-like, whose translation MAGQAFRKFLPLFDRVSVERSAAEIVTKGGIMLPEKSQGKVLQATVVAVGSGSKGKGGEVQPVSEQVGDKVLLPEYGGTKVVLDDKDSFLFRDGDILGKYVD comes from the coding sequence ATGGCAGGACAGGCATTTAGAAAGTTTCTTCCCCTCTTTGACCGAGTTTCAGTTGAAAGAAGTGCAGCCGAAATTGTAACCAAAGGAGGCATTATGCTTCcagaaaaatcacaaggaaaagtATTGCAAGCAACGGTAGTAGCTGTTGGATCCGGCTCTAAAGGAAAGGGTGGAGAGGTTCAACCAGTTAGTGAGCAAGTTGGAGATAAAGTTCTTCTCCCAGAATATGGAGGCACCAAAGTAGTTCTAGATGACAAGGATTCTTTCTTATTTAGAGATGGTGACATTCTTGGAAAATACGTCGACTAA